The genomic DNA TCGCTGCGGCGCCGCGCCACACCAGCTGCCCGCCGTGGGTCGTGGTGTCGGCCTCGGTGGCGCGGCCCTGCTCGATCATCGACCGGATGAACGCCGGGTCGCTGGGCTCGACGACCCAGTCCAGGGTGTCGGCCCACCAGTCGGCCAGCGTGTGTGCGTCGCGGGTGTCCATGACGATCTGGATGCGATGGCTCATAAAGGCCAGCCTGCTCGGTCAAGCGGACCGGACGCGTCCGCTTCCTTCCTGGCTTGCACTATCGGCGAGCCGGGGTGGGGCGGGTGGCTCGCCAGGACAGCGCAGCCGCCGCGAGGAGGGCGACGCCCTCGACCACGAGCGTGATGCCTGGACGGGATGTCGGGTCTGCCGGCGAGCGTCGTGAGCGCGAGGTACGACCTGCTCGCCCACAACGACGCGTACGAGCGCCTCTTCCCCCGCTGCCGCAGGACCGACGCCGAGGGGCGGCAGCGCAACATCCTGTGGGAGATCTTCACCCTCCAGGAGTGCTGCAACCCGTTCGTCACGCGCGCCGACGAGGTGGGGCGGATGGTCGCCTACCTGCGGGCCGCGTACGGCAAGAACGTCGACGACCCCGAGTGGCACGCGTTCATCGACCGGATGTGCCGGGCGAGTGATGAGTTCACGCGCATGTGGGAGCGCAACGACGTCGCGACGCCTGCGCTGCGCATCCGTACGGTCCGGCACCCGGCCGTCGGCGACATCGACCTGACGATGACCGGTCTGGCGCTGCCGGCGCCGGCGGGGGCGTGGGTGCAGGTGTTCACCCCGAGCGGCGAGCAGGCCGCGGGCCGGCTGCGCCGCCTGCTGACCATGCCTTCCGAGCAGCGTCTGGCGCCCGTCGACGCCCACGTCGACCAGCACCGACGCGAGCGCGCGGCCGCCGCGAGCGCCTGACCCGCGCGGGGCGTCGACCCGACATAGGGTGTGGGCGTGACGATGCCCACCCGCCTGCTCGTGGCCCGTCACGGCGACGCCGAGTACGCCGTGCACGGCGTGCTCAGCGACGACGGCGGCTGGTTGACGGCGACCGGTCGCGCGCAGGCCACCGGCCTCGCCGGCGCGCTCGCCGACCGTGGCATCAGCGCGGTCTACACCAGCCACATGCAGCGTTCGGTGCAGACCGGCTCGATCGCCGCAGCCATGCTGCGGGTGCCCGAGCTCGCGGTCGACGGCCTGCAGGAGTACGCCGTCGGCGACCTCGCCGGCGTGCCCTACAACGACCCGCGGGCGCAGCGGGTGTTCAACGCCTGGCTCTCGGGCAACCTCGACGTCGGCATCCCCGGCGGTGAGAACGGCC from Luteipulveratus halotolerans includes the following:
- a CDS encoding MmyB family transcriptional regulator, coding for MSGLPASVVSARYDLLAHNDAYERLFPRCRRTDAEGRQRNILWEIFTLQECCNPFVTRADEVGRMVAYLRAAYGKNVDDPEWHAFIDRMCRASDEFTRMWERNDVATPALRIRTVRHPAVGDIDLTMTGLALPAPAGAWVQVFTPSGEQAAGRLRRLLTMPSEQRLAPVDAHVDQHRRERAAAASA
- a CDS encoding histidine phosphatase family protein, with the translated sequence MPTRLLVARHGDAEYAVHGVLSDDGGWLTATGRAQATGLAGALADRGISAVYTSHMQRSVQTGSIAAAMLRVPELAVDGLQEYAVGDLAGVPYNDPRAQRVFNAWLSGNLDVGIPGGENGHQVVARVREALDRIADAHPGETVLAFSHGGVMSLVIPRLSDNVRDDLAAQRFLPNCVPAEVDVSRDRWQVVTWPGTTDKSTV